A window of Verrucomicrobiota bacterium contains these coding sequences:
- a CDS encoding type II toxin-antitoxin system VapC family toxin has protein sequence MIFDTNALSDYADGSASLKEVIKFSKGFYLPVIVLGEYRYGVLDSREKEARLSWLKQVTGFFGVIDVSGQTSIFYAEIRLELKSAGTPIPENDIWIAALSRQFDMPLLTKDKHFGYVQRLRVISW, from the coding sequence ATGATTTTTGATACAAATGCATTATCAGATTATGCTGACGGGTCAGCCTCCCTCAAAGAGGTGATTAAATTTTCAAAAGGGTTTTATTTACCCGTCATTGTTTTAGGAGAATACCGTTATGGGGTGCTGGATTCACGGGAAAAAGAAGCGAGGTTGAGCTGGTTAAAGCAGGTTACCGGGTTTTTTGGGGTGATCGATGTATCAGGGCAGACGAGTATTTTTTATGCAGAAATCAGGCTTGAACTCAAAAGTGCGGGAACGCCAATTCCCGAAAATGACATTTGGATTGCAGCTCTCTCGCGTCAGTTCGACATGCCCTTATTAACCAAGGATAAACACTTTGGATATGTCCAAAGGTTACGCGTCATATCTTGGTAG